GGACTTGGCAGTCCATGCCGCCCCGAAGTAGTCGGTTAGACCGATGCCCAAGAGCGAGAGCATGATCCCACTGACTACTTGACTTGCTTTGAACGAGACGGTGAGTACCGCGTGGATCAAGGAGAATGCGAGGCCGGCGCCTGCGCCAGCAAGGAGCCCGAGATACGGGTTGCCGGTGACGTTCGTCACGGCGAAGCCGGTGAGTGCACCGACTAACATCATCCCTTCCATCCCGAGGTTGAGAATTCCAGCTCGCTCGTTGATGAGTTCGCCGAGCGCTCCCAGTAATAGTGGGGTCGCGGCAGCAATCGTCGCATCGAGAACCGTCGTGGCAAACGGGGCCATTCAGACCGCCTCCCCGCCAACGGCGGAACGTTCGAGTGACACTTCGAACTGCTGGAAGAACGTTGCGGTCAGGAGGAAGAGAATGATAAGCGCTTGAATAATCTCGACGAGGGCAGCAGAAACGTTCAATTGCACGCTGATGAACCCTGCTCCGACGAACAGGACGCTAAAGAAGAGGCTCGCAAGTAGTACGTGGAACGCGCTATTGCGACCCAGGAGCGCGATAGCGATCGCAGTGAAGCCATATCCTGGTGAGAAGTTCGCCAGCAGCCTGTGTTGAGAGCCAGCAATCTCAGCCATGCCTCCGATCCCGGCCAAAGCGCCGCCGAGTACCATGACCGTGACGAAGACGCGGTAGTCGCTGATGCCCGCATGGAACGCTGCGCGAGGGTTAGATTCCTGTACCGTCGCCTCGTACCCGAACCGAGTCTGCTTCAACAGGACGTAGACGAATACGACAGCCAGGACGGCAAGGACGATACCGAGGTGCACGCCAGTCCCGGGAATGCTGGGCAATTGTGCGGCTTCTCCGATCATTTCACTCGCTGGATAGCCCGCTCGTCCACCTTGCATCGGGCCATGTACCATGTAATCGTTGATCGAGACAGCGATGAACGTCATCATGAGCGTGACGATGATCTCGTTTACATCCCATTTGGCCCGTAGCCACCCTGGGATGAATCCCCAAATTCCTCCTCCAAATGCACCACCGAGTACGACGAGGACGAGCATGATACCGGTCGGGGCGTTGATATTGAGAGCTACCCAGGTAGCTACGATGCCCCCGACGTAGATCTGTCCTTCCGCGCCGATGTTCCAGAGCCCGGCCCGCATCGGTAAATACACGGCCAACGAGGCGAGCGTGAGTGGGACCGCTTTGACCAATGTCTGAGTAAGTCCCGCGGGAGTCGAAAGTGGTTGCAGGAGAACGATCTCGTACGCGTTTATTGGGTTGAAGCCGCTGAATACCAGAGGGACAGCTCCAACGACTAGTGCAGCGAAGATCGTGGCTACTGGCGTTAACAACTGGAGCCATCGAGGCGTTTCCTTGCGGGGCGTGACGTCTACATTTATCATCGTTCTCCCTCCCCATCGGCGACAGCAGCGGTTCGCTCCGAGTTTGAGGCGCCCCCACCAGTCATGTACAGGCCGAGATCCTGTCGGTCCGTTTGGTCGGGCGTCGTCTCGTACACGAGTTCGCCCTCGTACATGACTAGAATGCGGTCGCTCATGTCTAGCACTTCGTCAAGCGACTCCGTGACTAGTAGAATGGCTGTATCCTCCTGTTGTTGCTCTAAGAGGAGTTCTCGGACGTATTCGATTGCGCCGACGTCGAGACCCCGGGTAGGATGATGCGCCACTACCGCGTCTGGATCCCGGGAGAGCTCACGGGCGAGAATGAGCTTCTGCAGATTCCCTCCGGAGAGCTCCCCGGCTCTCGTATTCAGACTGCCGACACGAATGTCGAACTCTTCGACGAGCTGGCTCGCGTACTCGCGGATGGCTTCGGAATCGAGAAACGGCAACAGTCCATCGCTATCGAATCGAGACGAATGATAATCCCGAAGAATGGCATTCTGTGCGACGGATAACCCCGGAGCACAGCCGTTCTCGAGCCTATCTTCAGGGATATAGGCGAGACCGGCCTCGAGGAACGCTCGAGGACCTCGTTCGGTCATCGGCTCTCCTTTGACAGAGATCTCGCCGTCAGTTGGCGTGCGTTCTCCAGCAAGGCACTCGACGAGTTCTCGCTGGCCGTTTCCGCTCACCCCGATGATACCAACGATTTCGCCCGCATGAACGCGGATGTCCACCTCGTGAAGTGCTTGCTGTCCTCGGTCATCGTCTGCCGTTATTCCACGGGCACTCAGTATGGGATCGCCAACCTGTTCCCGCCGGTCCTTGTCAACCTTGAACACGACATCTCGTCCGACCATCATCTCCGCAAGCTCGGATCGGGTTGTCTCTGCTGTTTCGACGGTTCCCACCGTCTGTCCGTCCTTCAGCACCGTAACTCGATCCGTTATCGAAGTGATCTCGTCGAGCTTGTGCGTGATGAATATGACGCTGAGCCCATCGTCGACGAGGCGTCGTAGGGTCGCGAAGAGCTGCTCGGATTCCCGTGGCGTAAGTGCGGCAGTGGGTTCGTCCAGAATGAGGAGGTCGACGTCTCGGTACAGCGCTTTCAGTATTTCGACGCGCTGTTGCTGTCCTACGTCCAAGTTTCCGACGGTCGCATCGACGTCAACGTCGAGTCCGTATTCCTCGTTGAGAGCTCTGATACGTTGTCTCGCTGGTTCCCTCCCGATACTAAATCGGCTCCCGATTGATTGTGCGAATCTCGACTGGAGGAACTGTCCGAATCCCTCTTCGTCGCGTTGGAAGAGTCCAGCTGGCTCCCGCTGGCCGACGATGACGTTCTCTACCACCGATAGTCGAGGAATGAGCATGAAGTGCTGATGAACCATCCCGACTCCAAGATCGATCGCTCGTTCCGGTGACGAGACTCGGACCGGTTCTCCCCGAAGCCGTATTTCGCCGGAATCGGGCGAGTAGAGGCCATAGAGCGTACGCATCAGCGTGCTCTTTCCGGCACCATTTTCCCCGAGAAGCCCATGGATCTCCCCTCGTTCGACGGTCAGATCGGCTCCGTCGTTAGCAGTTACTCCTCCCGGGAAGGTCTTCACGATATCGCGCAGTTCGAGTAGCGTGTTCTCTGTCATGGTTCGTGTCGTCGGCTGTGAGTGGTATTCATGAGAAAGGGGGCCGCGTTGTGGCCCGCGACGTCAGTGCAGTCGACTCTCGAGATATGGTTGGTCTGCCAACGCTACTTCGGTATCCAGTAGGGTTGCACAGGATGGACAGCTGAACTGTCGGAACCGGAAGTCGTCGTGACTCTCACGGAATGGACCAGCCGCTGTCGGGTCTCGTTCCGTAACGGAAGCAGCGTCTTTCCAGTTCTCACTGACGGGTGCAAGCACCGTCTCACACGACTCGCAGGCCGTATACCGCTCCTCGTCGGCGGAGACGACGGTCAAGTTTGCGCCGAGACGGAGTTCGGTCTGGCTGGTGTCGGCGAAGTCGACCGTTGGGGAATGATTGGGGTCGTCTACGCGCTGCTCCCGAATCGCTTCTTGGCGTTCTTCGACCGAGCCATCGATATCTCCTTGCTCGGTGACGGGGACGCCATAGATGTCGCGTGCCACCTCCGGGGTGATTTTCCCGTCGGCGACGTCCTCGGCGACGCTGTCTGAATCGCGGTCTAGAGGATCGCCGTACCCTCCGCTTCCTGTGTAACGGAGATAGAATACGTCGTCCATACCGAACGAACGCGTTCCCCACGTTGCGTCCTCTTGCTCAGCTGCGTTCAGCTCGTGATTCGAGAGGGGGAAGCCAGTATCGTCGTCCCAAAGGTCGGTATCCCGGAAGACCGAATAGTCCGACGTACAGCCGGGGTAGCCCCCGAACACGCCGGTAGAGGGTGGGACGTCAGTACCGCGTCCGAACGTGATGGAATTGATCTCGTCGATCCCCTCTTCGGTGACCGGCGTGACCGCGAACTCGTGGCCGACCCCGCCGCGATTCTCTCCGGGACCGCCGGAGTCAGAAACGAAGTACCGATACAGGTACATCAGGGGGAGGATGCTTTCGTGCCGTTCGACGTTCCCCCACCTGGCGACCAAGTTCGGGACTTCTCCACCAAGATCGACGCCATCGCTATGTCCTCGGGCGCCTCCGGCACCGCCGAACGTGTCTGTCAGCATGTCGATGACGGTCCCTCCGCCCTCGAATTCGGCGTTGATCTGGGCGACGCAGTGAGCACCGTGCCAAACGCCAGTCGCCCGTTCCTTGTACTCCTCGCTCGCCCCGAGCAACTTCGACGAGGTCAGCGTCCCGAGGTTGTTACACGTCTGGAGCGTTGCCACCGTCGCGATCGAAATTGGTGCCGGCCTTTGAGCGTTGACGATGGTGCCCTCGGGTGCCTCTACCTCGATTGGATTGAAGATGCCATCGTTCCAGGTGATGTCGTAGCAGAGCAACGGGAAGATGGGCGCAGTAAGACCGCCAACTGCCGTCCAGTACGAACAGTTGAGGCCGTACTCGCTCTGTTCGCTGGTCCCCTCGAAGTCGAAGCTCATCTCGTCGCCTTCCTTCGTGAGAGTCACGTCGACCGTGAAGATCTTGTCTTCGGGCTTGGAGTCGAGATACTGGCGCGCTTGCCAGGTCCCGTCGGGTAACTCAGAAAGCCGCTTCCGGAACTTGGCTTCGGATTGTTCGATGAGCTGCTCGGAGACCGTCTCGACCGTCTCGGGTCCGTGCTCTTCGAACATTCCCTGCATCCGGTCCGTTGCGACGTTGTTCGCCGCTATCTGTGACCGGATATCTAATTCGACCATCTCCGGATCGCGGCTCATGTTCAGGAGCGTATCGAGGATGTCGTCCCTGATCTCTCCTTCTTCCATGAACTTCAGGCCGGGCGTCTGGAACCCCTCGTGGTAGACCGACGTCGAATTCGGCGAGAACCCGCCGGGATCCACCGATCCGATGTCGTTGACGTGGACGAAGCTCGCGGAGAAGGCCATCAGTTCCCCCTCGTGGAATATCGGATTGATGATGTATGCGTCCGGCGGATGGAGGGCAGCGGTGTACGAGTCGTTGAGGAGGAACATGTCGCCCTCCTCGATGTCGCCACCGAACCTGTCGATGATAGCCTCGACAGCTCTCGATGCACCGATGTAGTGGTGAAGGAAGCCAACACCGCCCGTCAATAGCTTCCCGTCCTTCGTATACAACGATACCATGAGGTCGTGTCCCTCGTTGGTAACCGGCGTCCCCGACACTCGCTTGAGTGCCTTTACGGCCTCGTCAGTAACGCGGAACAGGCGGTGCTTGATTATCTGGAACGTTACCGGATCCACGTCCCGAATCTGTAGGTCGATTCCTTCGTCGCCGTCGCGAGTGCTCATTGGTCGGATCCTCCTATGTCGATTCGAACGTTCTTATAGCGGTCCATACGAGCCTCGTCACCCGGGTTCACGACGATCGTCGTCACGGGGGTGACGATGACGCCTGGACCCTCTGCGACGAAGCCAGGCTGGATTTCCGTGAAGTCGTACACCGGTGCGTCGACTAGACCACCAGCGGGCTCGAAGTGCATCTCCTTCTCTCGGAGCTTCGCGGTCTCCGGGTCCTGTCTGGATTTCTCGTGTTGGTGTGGTTCTGGCGTGGCGAGCGATCCGACCGCTCGGACGCGGAATTCCACCATTTCCACCTCGCCCTGTTTGAACGCGGAGCCTTTCCCGTAACGCTGTTCGTAGAGGTCCTCGAACCGACCTAATACCGCTTCGAGATCATCTTCGTCGAGGGTTCCCGTTGCCTCCACCGGCGTCAATACCTCGTGGACCTGACGCTGGTACCGCATACTGATCGACCGGTTGAGTCGAATATCGTGCTCGTCGAATCCTTCGCCGGTCAGCTTCTCCGTGGCTTCCGCTTCGAGGTCGTCAAACACCTCGTTAATCTCGTTCACGTCGAACGGTGGCTGAAGTTGCGTGACGTCGGAATAGAGGTGCGTGACGTCCGTCGATAACAGCCCGAACGCGCTATGGACCGAAGCAGTGTGGGGAATGATCACTTCGGGGATGTTCAATTCTCGTGCGTACGAGGCAGCGTGCATCCCGGCTGCGCCACCGATCGCGGAGAGAGTGAAGTTCCGGGGGTCGATACCCTTCTCGACGGTGGTCTCGCGAATGAGGTCGCCGATCATCGAGTTCGCCAGCTTGTAGATGTCCGCGGCGGCGTCCGTCACCGACCGTCCCAGCGGATCCGCTATCTTCTCTTCGAAGATGTCGTACGCTTTCTCGGGAGCCATCTCTTTGTCGCCTCCCAAGAAGAAGTCCGGTTCGAAGTAGCCCTGGATGAGGTCCACGTCGGTGATCGTCGGCTTCTCTCCGCCCTGCCCGTAGCAGATTGGTCCTGGGTCAGACCCGGCGCTCTCGGGGCCAATCTGTGGGACGTTGGTCTCCTCGTCGATGGAGACGACGCTCCCCCCCGCCATCGCAATCGAATGGACGTCGCGCTTGGGGAACTGGTAGTGGTGGCGTCCGACCATTGGCTCTTCGGCATACTCGATGCGTTCCTCTCGGATGACGCCCATCTTGAACGTCGTGCCACCCATGTCGGTCGAAATGATGTTGTTCCGCCCGGTCTGCTCACCGATGAATCGACTCCCGATGAGGCCGCTGACTGGCCCCGACTCGATGAGTCCAATGGGCTGTTCCACAGCGTCTTTCCGCGAGACCAAACCCCCATGTGAGAACATCAGGAGCATCGTCCCCGAGAACCCCGTTTCGTGAAGTTTCTTCTGGAGACTTTCGAGGTACTGTTCGGTCGCCGGCTTCAAGTATGAGTTGAGAACCGTCGTCGCGGTGCGCTCGTATTCGCCCATCGAGGGTGACACGTCGCTCGATATCGATACTGGAATCTCCGGGTATTCGTCCTGAACGACTTGTTTAACCATGCGCTCGTGTTCGGGCGATTGGAACGACCAGACGAAACAACAAGCGATAGCCTCCATTCCCTGGTCGGCGAACGAATCCACAGCTTCTCTGACCTCCGACTCGTCGAGCGGTTCGACGACTTCGTCGCGATAGGCTCGCTCCGACAGTCCCGAGATGTTCTCCATCGGGATGAGCGGCTCGACCTTGTTGCTCATCACGACGTCCTTCGTCTCCTCGTACGACTGCCCGGACCACCGACCATATCCTCCCCGAGTTGCGTGCAACGTTTCCTCGAATCCCTTCGTGGTCAGCAAGCCGGTTTGGGCCCCTTCTCGCTCGAAGAGCGTGTTCTCTCCGACCGTCGTGGCGTGAAGGAACAACGACGTGTCCTGAATGAGCTCGTCGAAGCCGACGTCCATTTTCCCGGTCGCATCCTCGAGGGAGTTGAAGATCCCGCCGGAGAAGTCCGGATATGTGGTGAGATCTTTCCCGATGACGACTCGGCCCGACTCGTCCATGATAGCTGAGTCGGTACACGTCCCACCAACGTCGGTCCCAATGCGGTATGTCATCGTGTACCTTGCTCCTCTTCTTGAACCGTCATAATCCTATCGGTTGGGATACTAACCATTAGAACTGAACTCGAAAAAGGGCCGCTATAATAGAACTATCTACTTTTAACTTTAAAATTTGAACCTATTGCTTGGTCTGGGGCGATATTACAAGACTCTGCTGAGCAGAGAAGCAATGGAGCTCGAGACCTGCGTCGCTACGAAGGTACTTCCCCCTCGACGCCTTCCACGTACGAGGACATCTCGTTAAACAATCTCTCGTCGTTCCACCCAGAGAACTTGCTGTCCTTCCAGACGTAGTGGTCGTTGTCGATGATATTCTGTTTCTCCTCCTCCACACGGTCCTTGACCTCCTGTGGGACCGACGGCCCCCACTCGTCGAGGGCGACGATCCCATCATTCATGCCGCCCCAGTACCAGTCGCCTTCGAAGGAGTCGTTCCTGACCGTCTCGAGTTCGGGCTCGTAAAACTCGTTCCAGTTGATGATCGCCGAAGCCAGGTAGTTCTCTCCGCCGGCATTCGCTTGGGACACGAACGCACCGCCGCCCCAGACACCGTTATCATTCGCAGTCTTCACTGTAGCCGTCGAATCCATGATGGTCGTAAGGACGTCCGCACCTTCGTCTATCATCGACTGCGCTGCTTGGCTCGCATCCTGTGGGGCAAACCACGCACTCGTGAATCTAACTAACGTCGTCGCTTCCGGATTGACGAGTCGAGCGCCGAGTGCGTAAGCGTTTATCATTCGGAGCGTCACCGGTATCGGGAACGAAGCCACGAACCCAATGGTATCGGACTCGGTCACCATTCCTGCTGCAACACCCTGTAGGAACCTACTCTGGTAATTTCTCACGTAATAGGAACCGACGTTGTCTTCCGTAACGGTCGAGAGCAACTGATTGAACGCCATGTCGGGATTGTCCTCGGCGACGGTGACAACCGCATCCTGATATTCGACGCTAGTGGAGAAAACGGCGTCGTACCCCTGTGAGGCGTAGTTTCGTAGCGTCGATTCGATGTCCGGCGGTGCGACTTCTTCCGAGGAGTTCGTCTCAATCCAATCGTGCTCCTCTTCAAGCGCATTCCGGGCCCTCTCGTGGGCAGCCGCGAAGCCGAGATCGCCGACTGGGGAGATGTATATCCAGGCCACCTTCACCGTCCCGTCCCCTTCTGTCGATCCTCCCCCATTCGTCGAATCGGTGCCTTCAGAAGCCGTGTCACCGTCAGAGCCGTCACCGTCACCCTCATTGTCACCGCTTAGACAGCCAGCGATACCCGATATGCCCCCTGCGCCTATGGCGGCCACTAGCTTCCGCCTCCTCATTTGTGAGAGTCTGTCTGGCATGCTATAGACTGTCTGGGGGCGGGTCAATTAAAACTTCTGTAGAATAACATTTCCGCTGGGCCGATGAAATATAAAATTTATTATTAGATGAGTTAGAGAATAAAATCTGCAGTGAACAGACTTCACAGACCTAGAGTGAGATGCTTGTTCCTCGGTTGACTTGGTGAAGATTTATATTCCCAGTTCCTGTGGGACAACCCATGCCATATGTTCCCAACGCACGCTTTCGTCCGCCGTCGGCTCAAACGGTCAGAGAGCTCGCGGAGCAATACTACCTCGATCTTTCTGAAGAGGAAGTCGAAGCATTCGTCGACCTCATTACCGGGCAGGTCGAGGCGTTCGAACGACTTCGGTCCCTCCACGAACCCGAACGAACGCTCACTCGAACCGTCCGGGAATCGCACGGGCCTCCCTCTATAGACGCCGATCCAGACAACGCAATCGTCACCGAATGCTTGGTCGAAGGAGCCGACGACGGGCCCCTCGCAGGCTACGAAGTAGCTGTCAAGGACAACATCGCCGTAGCCGGTATCGAAATGACTGCGGGCTCGAATGTTTTCGAGGGGTACATTCCAAAATATGACGCATCCGCTGTCGAGCGACTACTCGACGCTGGCGCGGACATCGTCGCCAAAGCAAACATGAGCGACATGGCCGTCTCTGGAAGCGCCGATCTCTCCGCAACCGGTCCCATCTACAACCCACGCGATAATAACTACCTAGCCGGTGGCTCCTCTGGAGGGAGTGCAGTAGCCGTAATCAACGGGAACGCTGACATCGCACTCGGAACGGACCAAGCCGGATCGATTCGAGTACCAGCGGCGTTCTGCGGGTGCGTCGGCCATAAACCGACCCACGGATTGGTTCCCTATACGGGAGCCATCCCGATGGGGTTCTCCTTCGATCACCTGGGTCCGATGACGAACACGGTAGAGGACGCAGCACTGATGCTCGACACCATCGCCGGCCCCGATGGACTCGATCCACGACAAGATGGTCGAGAACCCGACGAATACGCTGCGACACTCGGCACGACGCCTGATGACATCACGGTTGGTGTCCTCGAAGAGGGGTTCATAGGCGTCGAGGAAGAACTCGACGATCAAGTCAAGAACGCGCTCGAGGCATTCGAAGCTGAAGGAGCAGAGGTTCGAGACGCGTCCGTCCCACTCCACGACGATGGGGCTCTCATCTGGCGGGGGGTGGTCCCCGAATCGATTGCAGCGCTTACGCGAGACGACGGTGTCGGTCATTTCGTAGCGGGCCACTACGATACGGCGTTCCAGCAGGCGTTCGCCACGGCGCGCCGCGGCCGCGGAGACGAGTTCCCAGCTACGTACAAGTTCCTCCTCGTGATGGGGGAGTACCTCATGGAGGAGTACTATGGATACTATCACGCCATCTCACGGAACCTCACGAGGAAACTGAGCCGCCAGTACGACGACGCCTTGTCGGACGTTGACGTTCTGGCGCTTCCAACTTCGCCAATTACGGCGTTCGAGGCCGATCGAGACATCGAGGGGCCGAAAGACCTCGTGCTGAAGGCCCAGACCGGGACTCGAACTCACAATACCTCGCCGTTCGACGTGACCGGGCACCCGAGCATCTCGGTCCCAGCAGGAACCGCCGATGGACTCCCCGTCGGTCTGCTCTTCGTCGCCCCTCACTACGACGACGTAACCGCGTTACGGGCCGCCCACGCGTTCGAACAGCACGTCAACGTGGGACTCTAACCCAGACAAGCGCGGACTCAGGTTCTCTGGAGTTTCGATTTGTTCTTTTTGCAAATCCCTTGCCTACGCCCTGAACTCATCCGTCAACGAGGTGTGATAGACCGGCGCGATCTGTCACTGCTTCCGCTGCGGTCTGCGCGGACTCCAGCAAGTTCGGATACTGTTCGTTTGCGAACTCGACTTCCCTGTCCTCCATGATCACGTTTCCATCGCACACGACTGTGTGAACTTCGTGTCCCTGAGTCTGAGTAACGACCGTGGGAGCGACCTCTTGCTGGGGCGTGAGATGAGCGTGATCTGTATCGAGAAAGACGACATCTGCGCGTTTCCCTTCCTCGATCGAACCGAGTTCGTCTTCTCGCCCAATCGCCCGTGCACCCTCGATAGTAACCATCTCCAACGTCTGTTCCGCAGTGAGCGCTCCCGCATCCAACCGAACCGCCTTCTGGATGAGCGTCGCGACCCGTAGGTCGCTGAGGGGATTCACCAAGTCGTTTGCGCTCGGATTGTCTGTCCCCATCCCGACCGTGATTCCGTAATTCACCATCGTTGGAACTGGAGCGAATCCGGACCCCAGCGAAAGATTGGTGAGCGGGTTGTGCGCTACCTTCGTATCTGTAGCTGCTAACAGACGCATGTCCCGTTCATCGACGTGGACACAGTGAGCTAACAGCGCCCGTTCACCGAGATAATCGACGCTCTCCAGGTACTCGACGTTAGAGATCATCGCGGAGTCGTCCTCTAACGTTTCGGAGACGTGCGTGGTCGTCATCACGTCGTACTCCTCGGCGAGGTCGTAGGAGCGTTCGAAGCCCTCTGGGGTGACAGTCCAGACGTGTTCCGGAGCAACCCAAACGCTCTGTCGGCCCTCTTCTGCTTCTCGATGATACTCCTCGATGAGTTCGGTTATTCTCTCGAGCGCATCTGCGGTTTCGACGAGCGAATACGTCGGCGGTACGTGGTTTACCTCCGGTTCCTTCCTGAGCAATCGCCCGATAAACCGTTCGAATTCTGCGCCGACGTCGTCGTTGTCCCTGAAGGTAGCGGCGTACACGTTCCGAAGCCCAGCGGCCTCGTAGACCGCCATCTTCTTTTCGACGATCTCCTCGAAATCCTCGCTGCCCATGAGGATGGCTTCCGGGAGCTCCACGAACGTCGTGACCCCCGCTCGAATGGCCTCCGTGCAGTAGAGTGCGGCAGCGATTTCGTGGTCTTCGGGGGTCATCGCGTGGACGCCGGGCTTTTTCACGTTGAACAGCCAGTCGTGGATCGACCGATCTCGACTGACGCCACCTCGGAGAAGAATATCAGACACGTGCGCGTGTGGAATGACGAACCCAGGCAAGACCACGTCTCCCGAAGCTTCGATCGTTTGGCCGGGGTCGTACTTGGGCGCGACCGTTTCCGTGGGACCCACTTCGACGATTCTGCCCTCGTCAACCGCTATGGAGCCATCGTCGATGATTTCTCGTTTCTCGTTCTGCGTCGCGACCGTCCCACTTCTGATGAGGAGATCGACCATTTTATCGAATTTGCGTGAGGGATTACCATGAGTGTATCTAAGTGTAACTGAACATATGGTTTCGAACAGCGACCGGAGTTGAGGATGGATTGCACGCTCGACCATCAGTGGTCGGTGGGTGAAACCGAAACTGTATCGATATATTCATCAACCGTCTCACTCAGTCCGATACCTGCGAATATATCCGGCCTGTCCATCAGTTGGGCGAGTAAGGAGTGAATTGAATCGTAGTCCTTCCTCTCCGGTTCGGCAAATCATCTTTAGCGAGAGGACAACCAAGACATCGCTGACCTACAATGCCTACCCCGCTTCCAGTGTCCACTACTGCCTGAGGGATCCGTCAAAGGTACCCCCTATTCGTGGTCAGAGGCAAGATGGATCTTTGCAGCGGCTGGTGATGTATTCGGATTCGCGCTCTCGGACGTTCACCCCCGTGATGTTGCGACATAGGGGCGTTCAAAGCGGATGTAGCCTTCGTTGCAGATGTTGAGAGTAGAAGCCCGTCTCCAAGACGAGATACAGGGACCTGGGTGTTCAAGCGGAAGTCGACACGACGTACCCGGATAGAATACTATGGGAGTTTGGGTTCCTGTCATAGCTGCTCAACCTACGTTCCAGCAAGCTGGATTTTCGCTGAACGAATGGAGGACGTTGCATCGACCCCGGTTCGAATCCGGAGAATCGGGACGGCAAGTGCTTCTCTCGCTTCGAGGCTGCCTCGACCCATCAGCTCCTAGCGCGACGGACTACCAACGGGGGGAGACGGGGGATTCCATGGAACAGACTCGTTCGGAACGGAAGTTCGTGGATAGGCGTAGCCTCCCATGTGTGGACCTATAGCGTCTGAACACCGAGGGTTCGAAGTAGGGGTTCGCGGGGTGTTTTCGGGAGCGTTCAAAGCGATTCACCTGGTGTTCGAGGGTGCGTTCACGGCGGTTCGAGTGGAGTTCAGAGTTGCGTTCGAAGTAATTCGCGTGGTGTTCGAGGGGGTTCATGCGGTGTTCACTGGGGGTTCATGGCTTTTCGAACACGGGTCGAAGTGAGTTCAAACCGTTCTCCCCGGGCGGACCTTCTCCCTCGGCGTTTCCAAGCAGACTGGTACGCTTTCCGGTGATTCCCGGTCCTCTCACTTACCGTCCAAACGTGAGTGGAATGGCAACTATATTGCTGGGCCGCGCCCGCCGTCGAATCCCGTAGCAGACACGGGATGGTTGCGTGAGCACCCTCGACGACTTCACGACCACCAGCGACGAAGTCAAGGC
Above is a genomic segment from Halorubellus sp. JP-L1 containing:
- a CDS encoding ABC transporter permease — its product is MINVDVTPRKETPRWLQLLTPVATIFAALVVGAVPLVFSGFNPINAYEIVLLQPLSTPAGLTQTLVKAVPLTLASLAVYLPMRAGLWNIGAEGQIYVGGIVATWVALNINAPTGIMLVLVVLGGAFGGGIWGFIPGWLRAKWDVNEIIVTLMMTFIAVSINDYMVHGPMQGGRAGYPASEMIGEAAQLPSIPGTGVHLGIVLAVLAVVFVYVLLKQTRFGYEATVQESNPRAAFHAGISDYRVFVTVMVLGGALAGIGGMAEIAGSQHRLLANFSPGYGFTAIAIALLGRNSAFHVLLASLFFSVLFVGAGFISVQLNVSAALVEIIQALIILFLLTATFFQQFEVSLERSAVGGEAV
- a CDS encoding ABC transporter ATP-binding protein; translation: MTENTLLELRDIVKTFPGGVTANDGADLTVERGEIHGLLGENGAGKSTLMRTLYGLYSPDSGEIRLRGEPVRVSSPERAIDLGVGMVHQHFMLIPRLSVVENVIVGQREPAGLFQRDEEGFGQFLQSRFAQSIGSRFSIGREPARQRIRALNEEYGLDVDVDATVGNLDVGQQQRVEILKALYRDVDLLILDEPTAALTPRESEQLFATLRRLVDDGLSVIFITHKLDEITSITDRVTVLKDGQTVGTVETAETTRSELAEMMVGRDVVFKVDKDRREQVGDPILSARGITADDDRGQQALHEVDIRVHAGEIVGIIGVSGNGQRELVECLAGERTPTDGEISVKGEPMTERGPRAFLEAGLAYIPEDRLENGCAPGLSVAQNAILRDYHSSRFDSDGLLPFLDSEAIREYASQLVEEFDIRVGSLNTRAGELSGGNLQKLILARELSRDPDAVVAHHPTRGLDVGAIEYVRELLLEQQQEDTAILLVTESLDEVLDMSDRILVMYEGELVYETTPDQTDRQDLGLYMTGGGASNSERTAAVADGEGER
- a CDS encoding hydantoinase B/oxoprolinase family protein, with the protein product MSTRDGDEGIDLQIRDVDPVTFQIIKHRLFRVTDEAVKALKRVSGTPVTNEGHDLMVSLYTKDGKLLTGGVGFLHHYIGASRAVEAIIDRFGGDIEEGDMFLLNDSYTAALHPPDAYIINPIFHEGELMAFSASFVHVNDIGSVDPGGFSPNSTSVYHEGFQTPGLKFMEEGEIRDDILDTLLNMSRDPEMVELDIRSQIAANNVATDRMQGMFEEHGPETVETVSEQLIEQSEAKFRKRLSELPDGTWQARQYLDSKPEDKIFTVDVTLTKEGDEMSFDFEGTSEQSEYGLNCSYWTAVGGLTAPIFPLLCYDITWNDGIFNPIEVEAPEGTIVNAQRPAPISIATVATLQTCNNLGTLTSSKLLGASEEYKERATGVWHGAHCVAQINAEFEGGGTVIDMLTDTFGGAGGARGHSDGVDLGGEVPNLVARWGNVERHESILPLMYLYRYFVSDSGGPGENRGGVGHEFAVTPVTEEGIDEINSITFGRGTDVPPSTGVFGGYPGCTSDYSVFRDTDLWDDDTGFPLSNHELNAAEQEDATWGTRSFGMDDVFYLRYTGSGGYGDPLDRDSDSVAEDVADGKITPEVARDIYGVPVTEQGDIDGSVEERQEAIREQRVDDPNHSPTVDFADTSQTELRLGANLTVVSADEERYTACESCETVLAPVSENWKDAASVTERDPTAAGPFRESHDDFRFRQFSCPSCATLLDTEVALADQPYLESRLH
- a CDS encoding hydantoinase/oxoprolinase family protein is translated as MTYRIGTDVGGTCTDSAIMDESGRVVIGKDLTTYPDFSGGIFNSLEDATGKMDVGFDELIQDTSLFLHATTVGENTLFEREGAQTGLLTTKGFEETLHATRGGYGRWSGQSYEETKDVVMSNKVEPLIPMENISGLSERAYRDEVVEPLDESEVREAVDSFADQGMEAIACCFVWSFQSPEHERMVKQVVQDEYPEIPVSISSDVSPSMGEYERTATTVLNSYLKPATEQYLESLQKKLHETGFSGTMLLMFSHGGLVSRKDAVEQPIGLIESGPVSGLIGSRFIGEQTGRNNIISTDMGGTTFKMGVIREERIEYAEEPMVGRHHYQFPKRDVHSIAMAGGSVVSIDEETNVPQIGPESAGSDPGPICYGQGGEKPTITDVDLIQGYFEPDFFLGGDKEMAPEKAYDIFEEKIADPLGRSVTDAAADIYKLANSMIGDLIRETTVEKGIDPRNFTLSAIGGAAGMHAASYARELNIPEVIIPHTASVHSAFGLLSTDVTHLYSDVTQLQPPFDVNEINEVFDDLEAEATEKLTGEGFDEHDIRLNRSISMRYQRQVHEVLTPVEATGTLDEDDLEAVLGRFEDLYEQRYGKGSAFKQGEVEMVEFRVRAVGSLATPEPHQHEKSRQDPETAKLREKEMHFEPAGGLVDAPVYDFTEIQPGFVAEGPGVIVTPVTTIVVNPGDEARMDRYKNVRIDIGGSDQ